The following coding sequences are from one Brienomyrus brachyistius isolate T26 chromosome 15, BBRACH_0.4, whole genome shotgun sequence window:
- the LOC125709320 gene encoding tetraspanin-1-like — MKMSCFRCVKVTMIIFNMLIFLSGTALLAVGVWVTVNKASFLSMLGPLSAQATQFANIGVLCIATGLVLFLLGFLGCCGAYGESKCLILMFFVVLLIISIAEVAGGIVLLADSSLAKSILTDWAAPALKTQYGTDPDVTQIWNATMTELSCCGVTNYTDFTNSSYEVQHGGSYPPACCAPGSAQCNLADAEAGKVVGCFEKLLSVLRTNVGIVGGVAVGIFAIELTAMTASMYLYCKIDKGFIH; from the exons ATGAAAATGAGCTGCTTCAGATGTGTCAAAGTCACCATGATCATTTTCAACATGTTAATATTT CTCAGTGGCACCGCCCTGCTGGCCGTGGGGGTGTGGGTGACTGTAAACAAAGCGTCCTTCCTGAGCATGCTGGGCCCCCTCTCTGCACAGGCCACGCAGTTTGCCAACATTGGCGTCCTCTGCATCGCTACCGGGTTGGTACTGTTCCTGCTTGGCTTCCTGGGCTGCTGCGGAGCCTATGGAGAGAGCAAGTGCCTTATTCTGATG TTCTTCGTCGTTCTCCTGATCATTTCCATCGCCGAAGTCGCGGGGGGAATCGTCCTACTGGCCGATTCTTCACTT GCCAAGAGCATCCTGACAGATTGGGCCGCCCCGGCACTAAAAACACAGTATGGCACGGACCCGGATGTCACGCAGATATGGAACGCGACCATGACCGAG CTGAGCTGCTGCGGTGTTACCAATTACACCGATTTCACCAACTCCAGCTACGAGGTGCAGCATGGTGGCAGCTACCCGCCCGCTTGCTGCGCGCCGGGCAGCGCCCAGTGCAATCTGGCGGACGCTGAGGCGGGCAAAGTCGTG GGGTGTTTTGAAAAGCTACTATCAGTCTTGAGGACAAACGTGGGCATCGTCGGGGGAGTGGCAGTTGGTATATTTGCCATTGAG CTGACCGCTATGACTGCATCCATGTACTTATATTGTAAAATTGACAAAGGCTTCATCCACTGA